GTTGAATTATCAAAATATCGCCCTTATAAAGAAGAACACCCCGAATTAATTCCAGAAGTTGCAGAACGACTCAAACCGATTCTTCCTAAATGGGAGCATGTCTGTTTTTATCCTATGGATCGACGCCGTCACGGTGAAGAAAACTGGTATACATTAGAAAAAGATGTACGCGGCAAATTGTTGTATGAACATAGTATGACCGGCCGCAAATATGCAGGAAAGGTTTCCCAAATCATTACTGGTTCCATTGGACTCGATGATTGGGAATGGGGCGTTACATTATTCGCTCATGATCCTCTACAATTCAAAAAAATTGTATATGAAATGCGATTCGATGAGGTTAGCTCTAAATACGGAGAGTTTGGAGAATTCTTTGTCGGTAACCATCTTGCCAACAAAGATATTGTACCTTTTTTTGAAATATAGTTAATTTGGATATGATAACCTATTGGTAACTAAGAAACGCCCTGTTATGTGATGATTTATCACATAACAGAGCGTTTCTCTTTAGCAAATATGAGAATAATAGGGTTTCATAGCGCGGAGTAGTGTGAAACGGAGATC
This genomic interval from Virgibacillus pantothenticus contains the following:
- the hemQ gene encoding hydrogen peroxide-dependent heme synthase, with amino-acid sequence MVEAVETMDGWYSLHDFRTVDWNSWKLVSEEERQEAIASLQQMITQWEEVELAKNGSHALYNIVGQKADLMFMFLRPTTNELAAIENELNKSKMGEFLIPAHSYFSVVELSKYRPYKEEHPELIPEVAERLKPILPKWEHVCFYPMDRRRHGEENWYTLEKDVRGKLLYEHSMTGRKYAGKVSQIITGSIGLDDWEWGVTLFAHDPLQFKKIVYEMRFDEVSSKYGEFGEFFVGNHLANKDIVPFFEI